AGATTCTGTCTGTCGCCATCAGACAAAACTACTAGTCCCTTTAGTGTTATCTGCCTAATCTAGCTAAAACGGAGGAAAATCCAGAACTATGGATAATTATTAGCACAAACCTCATACGCCTGTGGGCTGGTGAGGCAGCGCGCCAGAGGACCACAGCAAGCAGGAAGTGTGGCGTTGAGCGGTGGGCCGCTGTGTGTCAAAATGGGCTTTAGATAACTGCAAGTCAACAGGGTTAAGGTACTGCACGATTTAGCGTTTCAAGTGATGCTGTCATGATGCAAGTCATGatgcacatgtaaacaaatatgtgaaTGGGATTGCATTTGCAACATTTAGGTTTAATATAATCACAGCTTTTGAAATTTATGCATGTAAACATACCTATTGTATTGTGGCTTGGTGTTTTACTCCCATCTGAttcgatctttttttttttttgatgcagctTACTAATAAGAGCCACACAGCAAAGGATACTTGTGATCAAAGTTGTACCAAATCCTAAAGAGCCAGGCGCTCTCCTGTTTAGTGCTCCTCCTCTCCACTCCATCGGGACCGATCTGCAGACAGACACAGAGGAAATCCATCATTAAACAGCTCGCATTAAATAAGCCTCTGTACTTCTGTCTACAGCAGACCAAAAACACTTACAGAGTTCTCCTGATCCGTGTCCACTCCAACACTGccaaacacaaaacagcattacAGCTAATGTAATGAAAACACTTCCAGAACAAAAACACAGTTGGTCGCAATTTCATCCTCTCTAGCTAATTTGAGTTCAGCCGTTTGAGTTTTCAATGGCTCATGCCATGGTATTTACACATCAATCCCTCTGGGTAGAAATGGAAAAGGATGCAAATAAGAACGAAAGCCATGTTTAATGATTTACCTATTCCTATAAATCTGCTTGTGTGAAAGAAAAAGGTCATTCAGACTAAAAGTGAAGTTTTAACTGACCGGATTTTCTGGCAGGACAACATCTGAGTTGTGCCTCCACCGCAGATCCAAACAGTGGAGAAGACCACCAGCAGTGTGGTGGAGAACATCATCCGCCGTGCATATGTTGTTGTGTCCCTGATTGACAAGGCAAAAGTCATGGCACCACGTAGACCTGGCGAGGATGGGAGCAAGAACACCAAAAATGGGTTCACATAAGATATCACTGAAATGCATTTGCAAAAATCTGATTTTAATCAGATTTCAAACCCCATATGGGATTGGTTTGGGTTGAGTATTTTGGTGTTTTGATGTTCACACTAAAAACCAACATCGTGGATTTGAGACTCAAAactcaaatttaaaaactaaataaataaacgaaaaaTAGGTTCAAGTCTAACCCATTTAACCATAATAGGACTTTTGGGTTTTGCTGTATTCTTCACAGTTTGGACCTTGCCTGCAGCTCTATGTACAAACCTGCAAACATCATCATGTGCTGGAAGTTGGAGCTGATCTTGTTTCTACGGCCCAAGTTAAGCAGGAAGGAAAGGGGGTAGATGTTCGCCGCTCTGCCCAGAAACACAGCCAGCTGGGACGAGAGGTGTCAAGGCGTGACTGAAAAAATGGAGCTACTGGAGCACCCTCTTCAGAACTGTGACATGTTGTTCTTCCTGAGGCCTTTAGAGGGCTCTGTTCATGAAAAAGTGGTTCTGGGCCATTGATTTCTGGGAAACACGATGAACTGTAACTCCCTGGACATATCACTTAACAACAGCAGCCTGCCACTTCCTTGATGACATTAAGCAAAGTACTGCCGCccaacataaacacacatatgcTTATTTTATAATAGCAATCCGTCAGATTTTCCACTCGTTTTGGATTTGCTAAGAGCATTTTTGACTATTCTACCTTTTATTTTCtgctcatttattaattttacatagtTTTAGGATACGAATGCGCACACTATGAAGATCGGGTTGAAGACATGGTTATGGAAGGTAAACAATGTCAAGCCCATGTAGGAAAATATGAAGTTCTCAGCCAAAAAATTCAGAAGCTCAAATAACTGAAAGAGAGCACAATGACAAGAAATCATAGTGAGATgttaatattaaacatatttcataTTCTGTAGACCTACAGAAATATTAACTTAGGACAAGTTCAGCAAAGCTGCTCAGCAGCTTTTATAGTTAAAGGAttactaagtaaaaaaaaaaaatcataatcatgtTGCAATGTCAATTGTGTCACATGAAATTGAGTCATCAGTTTCCCAGTGCTTACTAGATCAAGTAGCTAGtgcaagatttgtttttttttttaagaaattaatacttttatttaggaatggtgcattcaattgatcaaaagtcatttataacattatttatagtgtaaagatttctatttcatataaacactgttcttttgaatttcctATTCatgaaataatcacaaaaatgtgtcatggattgcacaaaatattaagctgcagaAATGTGTGATAAGAAATAGAAATTTCtcttcatgtgacactgaagactgatgtaatggctgctaaaataaaatcagctttgccatcacaagaacaaaatacattttaaaattcattacAACAGAAGGTCGTTCTTTTCAAatttaatattactaatattaatgtcactttcacttcacttcactcactttatTATTCCACAATATATGTTTTACTTTAACCTTAATcacataaatgcaaccttggtgagcatatgaggTATGAACATTAaacaatcttaccaaccccaaagaATTGAAATGTTAGTGTGCATCATACACACTAGGGAGTGGAATAAAATACTTACTTGTTTTGTCCTGTCCTGAGATTCAGGAGACAGATTGTTAAAGGTGTAATGGGCTTGTGTCATTCCACAGAACAGAACTGCCACCACACCTGAGAAACACAACAAGAAGAGCAGAACAGCCATTCATTTATACAGTAGAAGCTTGCAATATGTTTCTATGGGAGGTTCAACTCGAGCTCACCCGTAAATCCACAGGCCTCGGCCAGTAGGAATGTGCTCCACGACATGAGGAAGAACAGTGCCGTCTCCAGCAACGGCAAGTCCCTAAGCTTAGTGAACTTAGTAACGTGGAAAGGAGTCAACGAAAATATCCGTGGGAtgaagaaacttctaaatgtattatttaacattaaaggtgctgtatgtaggattgacaccgagtggttgaactaggtattgcagtccaaattcaaaatattggagagggttttttttctctcctggCCCTTCCTCCTCAGACCTGACTCAAACgtaggttgccagattgatgacacaAGGAAGAACGAGCGCACTTGatgatgaattaaattaaatacacccTTGGTCcctgttgttaactgagaagatgcgtcaaaaaacgctgaaaatgaagtggatttgcgcatcttctctattaacaacggctctgtgtagtaacagctgctctatgtgaaatgacgcacctgatggaattaaccgctgattagaaaaccggctttactgacgagacgcgcataacgatcggccgatcgtgatcggagcacccctaaccaAAACAAAGATCAAAGGAGAATAACTAACTgtggcattgtttttttttttttagataaacaagTTTGTTACCTTAGCATGTTTCTTatatatctgcaaacatattatggtatttttatgctttagtagagtcaaaaacttacatacagcacctttaatagtGACTATCAAATATAAAGAAGAATGAGATCTATACATGCCACAGGTGAGATTCCAACACATCCCAGTAATTTATCATAAcagtaataacaaaataaaaaaaataagtgagatacaaaatttaaacaataaaggATATCAATGCAGTAACGACTCCAGTTGCCACTCCAAGAGCAAAAGAACCACTGAAGACCCCCAGGAAGATGCCAAAGGACTTCAGCATGGCCATGGCTTCAAACGTGTGAGTGTTGTCTCCCTCAGGCTGATATGCTACAATTGacctgggaaaaaaaaacagatgcatcCACACAAACTCATTCATTGTATGACATTAACACACAAACTTACAGAAATCTAAAAGGGCTATGAATGTTAAAGAAGGAGATTTCACTGTTCTTCTTTATTATCTGCAATAATGCAACAGTTCCATCTGCTACTGGAAATCCATTacaaacattaacattatgaCTATGAGCAGGACTGGGAAATACACTAATGTTTTTCTAACATCTAAACACTTATCAGATGAGGTGTGCTCTGCAGAGATAgtcattttattttccattatttCCCAGTCTCTGCACTGTTTTCTTAAAAAGGTCATATTATACAATTTCTATCATCTATTGTTTCCCCCTGAGGTGCATAATGTCTACAAAGTCCCTGTGtgtaatttagtttttctaaCTAATCTTTGATCATAGGATGGGAAATGTTAAATGGGCTCCTTTCATTACTGAAACCAAGGCTGATTTGCTGTTGTGCTCAAAGTAGTTTTAACTTCATAATTGATTCATAAAACAACTGTTGCTGAAGCATACCACATAAATGGTTAATGGTAAAGAGTTTTGTTGAACTTTCCCATATTTTACTCTTTTAAGGAATTGTTCTCCTGCATcttaatttaaatacatattttaaatgtattgggAGTTCTGAAAGACCAAGAAAGGTTTAATTACCCTTTAATTGCTTTTCAAATGTACCTTGTATCCAAATGATAAGCtctcaaattaataaatgacatttttagtaTTTAGGAATAGCAGGAACAAGAGAAAACTTTCTAGAGGGACACAACATCACTTCAAACTATGAAGCAAATGGCTATCATTCAGTCTGCAAATACCCACAGCTCTGCCACATCCACAACTTCTAGAACAGTCAAGTTAATGAACTGCAGAATTCCCCTACAGCTAGTTCAAATGAAAGTGGAAAGGGATTCTTCTTCCCTTTTTTAGCTTCCTTCTTTTAGCTTCTTTGCAGGTGCTGGTGTGAAGCATAACTGTGGGTCATTTACCCTGCATGTTCTGGTACAGACCAGTCAATGCACACACTAAAAATCCACTCGGCAGGCTCAAAGCTACAAGTGCAGCACACCCATTGAGGGGCGTTCTCAGTGTCTGGTTCCCGCCCTCTGTATAAGCCACGCCTCTAGGGCTGTGATGCCCCGCCCCACTTTGCCTCCCATAATAAAGCAGCATGCTGGAGCAGATGAAAGATCCAGCAGAGAAAGAATCGGATGTTAAGTGAAAAGTGATAATTATTCATTCTGCATTGTGTTTGTAAATATGACAGTGTATAATCATGAGCAGTAGAGGACTTACGAGGAAAGTACGACAGCGACGGCATCATTCAGAACACTTTCTCCAAACAGCAGGGCGTATAGGTCAGCATCCACCTGCAGCTCATTGAAGATGGCCAGAACTGTCACTATAAAACAAAGCCCCGCCTTACAAACATTACAGACCAATCCTGCATTAGCATTTGGTGCAATCTGCCATTTCATCGGATGTGCTATTCTAATGCAATTTCAGTCTGGAAGTCTGGAGTGTCTGGAGAAGTTCAAACTCAATTTTATATagagtatttaaaaatgttaaaatgttaccAGGGCATAATCGTGACACAACATACCATGAATTTTACAATGATGTAATTATGGATAATTTACCAATGGCATATAGAATATTTGCAATGTCACAATTCCATTCCATGGAATTCCATGGTTACCATCATTCTGAGA
This DNA window, taken from Carassius auratus strain Wakin chromosome 14, ASM336829v1, whole genome shotgun sequence, encodes the following:
- the LOC113113974 gene encoding sodium/hydrogen exchanger 6-like, whose translation is MGSTCKINATMGNWRRLSLFVWASALSSCLCRAEDSAMENIVTEKKAEESHRQDSADLLVFILLLTLTILTIWLFKHRRFRFLHETGLAMIYGLLVGVVLRYAIHVPSDMNNVTLSCNVNGTPATLLVNVSSKFYEYTLKGEISANEVDDIQDNEMLRKVTFDPEIFFNILLPPIIFHAGYSLKRRHFFRNLGSILAYAFVGTVVSCFIIGSFMYGCVMLMKQIGYLGGDFFFTDCLFFGAIVSATDPVTVLAIFNELQVDADLYALLFGESVLNDAVAVVLSSSIVAYQPEGDNTHTFEAMAMLKSFGIFLGVFSGSFALGVATGVVTALVTKFTKLRDLPLLETALFFLMSWSTFLLAEACGFTGVVAVLFCGMTQAHYTFNNLSPESQDRTKQLFELLNFLAENFIFSYMGLTLFTFHNHVFNPIFIVCAFLAVFLGRAANIYPLSFLLNLGRRNKISSNFQHMMMFAGLRGAMTFALSIRDTTTYARRMMFSTTLLVVFSTVWICGGGTTQMLSCQKIRVGVDTDQENSIGPDGVERRSTKQESAWLFRIWYNFDHNYLKPILTHSGPPLNATLPACCGPLARCLTSPQAYENEEQLKDSDSDLILNDGDITLTYGDVTVSTDAAGAHTSGTPVGGVPVNSDEALDRELAFGDHQPVIRGTRLVLPMDDSLPLDSHQHRHKNETMS